In Shouchella patagoniensis, the following are encoded in one genomic region:
- a CDS encoding MFS transporter: MDSQPSWKIWNRYGWRAFLLILTEFFLTFSFFMFVPFISLYVTGELGYSLAFAGSLLALRLIGQQGFMMFGGYFGDKFGYKQMMFLGFLCRGVGFAGIGFVEAPTLLLLMAIIGGLGGALFSPALKSLLVYNQPKKYHRDLFSLVNITGNAGTILGPLFGLLFSVQQFPFLSLLSGILFAFIGVVLLFLPIKQEATTEQLSFFSGVKRITNNRFLLTMIVLMIPFHFIHQQLFLTYPIIAVELTGRSGWVFTLITLLVVAGQMTVTKHTKHLAPRRALTIGYLLLTITFLPLIFFENSVSFILSLVGMAGAIMLMQPTFHSYIVTQATATTLGIYLGFSNLAMAVGGAFGNIAGGGLYDYFNQHGSSFVYWGILATSSFITYLFGRLSKQNEISY; this comes from the coding sequence GTGGATTCTCAACCTTCATGGAAAATATGGAATAGATACGGATGGCGTGCCTTTCTATTAATCTTAACGGAGTTCTTTTTAACCTTTAGCTTTTTTATGTTTGTTCCATTTATCTCTTTGTATGTCACTGGTGAGTTAGGTTACTCTCTTGCCTTTGCGGGGTCTCTGCTCGCTTTACGTTTAATTGGTCAACAAGGTTTTATGATGTTTGGAGGCTACTTTGGCGACAAGTTTGGCTATAAACAAATGATGTTTTTAGGTTTCCTATGTAGGGGAGTTGGCTTTGCAGGTATCGGTTTTGTTGAGGCGCCTACTCTGTTGTTATTAATGGCAATCATTGGAGGCCTAGGTGGAGCTTTATTTAGTCCGGCTTTAAAATCATTGCTTGTTTACAACCAACCTAAAAAATATCACCGTGACCTTTTTTCACTTGTAAATATTACGGGTAATGCTGGAACGATACTCGGACCTCTTTTTGGTCTATTGTTCTCTGTTCAGCAGTTTCCTTTTTTAAGTTTACTCTCCGGGATTCTATTTGCTTTCATTGGTGTTGTGTTGCTCTTCTTACCGATTAAACAAGAAGCAACCACTGAACAACTTTCATTTTTTTCAGGGGTGAAGCGTATCACTAATAACCGCTTCCTTTTAACAATGATCGTATTAATGATTCCGTTTCATTTTATTCATCAACAGCTTTTTTTAACCTATCCGATCATTGCTGTTGAACTAACTGGTCGTTCTGGCTGGGTGTTTACACTCATTACACTACTTGTTGTAGCTGGACAAATGACAGTGACAAAACATACAAAACATCTAGCACCACGACGTGCACTTACAATAGGTTACCTTCTTCTCACCATTACATTTTTGCCGTTGATTTTTTTTGAAAATAGTGTGAGCTTTATTTTATCACTCGTGGGAATGGCTGGTGCAATCATGCTTATGCAACCGACTTTTCATTCATACATAGTAACTCAAGCCACAGCTACAACACTCGGAATCTATCTTGGTTTCTCAAATCTCGCAATGGCGGTAGGCGGTGCGTTTGGTAACATAGCTGGTGGTGGACTCTATGACTATTTTAATCAACACGGAAGCAGCTTTGTTTACTGGGGCATACTTGCGACTAGTTCTTTTATTACTTACCTTTTTGGAAGACTTTCCAAACAAAACGAAATCAGTTATTAA
- the araA gene encoding L-arabinose isomerase, translated as MLKNKAYEYWFITGSQPLYGQETIDQVAAHSNEIVKGLAHLLPEKLILKPVATSPDRILHLLREASQNVNCAGIITWMHTFSPAKMWIAGLNELNKPMLHLHTQYNRDIPWGEIDMDFMNLNQSAHGDREFGFMVSRMGIERKVVAGHWQNPAVAQRIGDWMKTVSAYQESKQLKVARFGDNMREVAVTEGDKVEAQIQLGWSVSGYGIGDLVETIQGVTDQSVAALMDEYRSLYTFHPDASVSAIEEQARIEIGLERFLEQGDYRAFSTTFEDLHGMKQLPGLAVQRLMAKGYGFAGEGDWKTAALLRVLKVMANQQGTSFMEDYTNHLEHGNEMILGSHMLEVCPTITHEKPMIVVEPLSMGNKEDPARLVFKGKAGQALNAAIIDVGSRFRIVANEVEAVENENEMPKLPVASVLWKPLPSFSEATEAWIYAGGAHHTVFSYHISKEQLVDWSNLMGIECIVIDETSSVEQIRKELFWNEKSFR; from the coding sequence ATGCTTAAGAATAAAGCGTATGAATATTGGTTTATTACAGGTAGTCAACCATTGTACGGACAAGAGACGATTGATCAGGTGGCAGCGCATTCTAATGAGATTGTGAAAGGTCTCGCTCATTTGTTGCCAGAAAAACTTATTTTAAAACCTGTAGCCACATCCCCAGACCGTATTTTGCACCTTTTACGAGAAGCGAGTCAAAACGTTAATTGTGCGGGCATTATTACATGGATGCATACATTTTCCCCAGCAAAAATGTGGATTGCGGGTCTTAATGAGTTAAATAAGCCAATGCTCCATTTACACACACAATACAATCGTGATATTCCTTGGGGCGAAATTGATATGGATTTTATGAACTTGAATCAGTCCGCACATGGAGACCGGGAATTTGGGTTTATGGTCTCACGAATGGGGATCGAACGAAAAGTAGTGGCAGGACATTGGCAGAATCCAGCGGTTGCACAGCGGATTGGTGACTGGATGAAGACCGTAAGTGCGTATCAAGAAAGCAAGCAATTAAAAGTCGCAAGGTTTGGCGACAACATGAGGGAAGTCGCTGTGACTGAAGGAGATAAAGTCGAAGCTCAGATTCAACTAGGTTGGTCCGTTTCTGGTTATGGCATTGGAGACTTAGTTGAAACGATTCAAGGAGTAACGGATCAGAGTGTTGCTGCCTTAATGGATGAATACCGAAGTTTATATACATTTCATCCTGATGCGAGTGTTTCTGCAATTGAAGAGCAAGCGCGAATAGAAATTGGTTTAGAACGTTTTCTTGAGCAAGGAGATTATCGCGCTTTTTCAACGACATTTGAAGACTTACATGGAATGAAACAGTTACCCGGTCTTGCAGTTCAACGTTTAATGGCAAAAGGCTACGGCTTTGCAGGGGAAGGTGATTGGAAAACTGCTGCACTGTTGCGGGTTCTTAAAGTTATGGCAAATCAGCAGGGTACGTCATTTATGGAAGATTACACAAACCATCTTGAACATGGAAATGAAATGATTTTAGGATCACATATGTTAGAAGTGTGTCCAACAATTACTCATGAGAAACCAATGATTGTTGTTGAGCCACTCTCGATGGGGAACAAAGAAGACCCGGCACGGCTTGTTTTCAAAGGTAAGGCGGGTCAAGCTCTGAATGCAGCTATTATTGATGTTGGTTCACGCTTCCGTATTGTCGCAAATGAGGTAGAGGCGGTGGAGAACGAAAACGAAATGCCAAAACTTCCGGTCGCAAGTGTGTTATGGAAGCCACTTCCTTCCTTTTCCGAAGCTACTGAAGCATGGATTTATGCAGGCGGGGCCCATCATACTGTTTTTTCCTACCATATTTCTAAAGAACAATTAGTCGATTGGTCCAACCTAATGGGGATAGAATGTATTGTGATTGATGAAACGTCAAGCGTAGAACAAATAAGAAAGGAATTGTTTTGGAATGAGAAGTCCTTTCGCTAA
- a CDS encoding ribulokinase — translation MKKRYTIGIDYGTESGRAVLVDLENGAEVAEHVTPYAHGVMDECLPGSGVKLEPEWALQHPRDYLDVLEQSIPAVLDESGINASQVIGVGIDFTACTMLPIDEDGEPLCFQDRLVNRPHAWVKLWKHHAAQDEADEINRIGEERGESFLARYGGKYSSEWMMSKIWQVFNEDREMFDEADAFLEGTDWVIAQLSGTIVRNSCTAGYKAMWHKQDGYPEEEFFAALHPDLKRLTSTKLRGEIRAPGEAAGGLTKEMAKRIGLLPGTAVAVGNVDAHVSVPATGVVAPGKLVMAMGTSICHLVLSEEEKEVEGMCGVVEDGIIPGYFGYEAGQSAVGDIFAWFIEHGVSSELKAEAKQKGLPLHSLLEEKAATYQPGETGLLALDWWNGNRSTLVDTNLTGLILGYTLQTKPEELYRALLEATAFGTKKIVDAFNDSGVEVNELYACGGLPQKNKLLMQIYADVTNLEIKVAASKQTPALGAAMYASVAAGEASGGYATIFAAAEKMARINDYSYKPNPENVEIYKNIYREYSKLHDYFGRGENHVMKTLRSLRDKTKGGAVHA, via the coding sequence TTGAAAAAGCGTTATACGATTGGAATTGATTATGGAACGGAATCGGGTAGAGCGGTGTTGGTCGACTTAGAAAATGGTGCAGAGGTGGCTGAGCATGTCACACCTTATGCTCATGGTGTAATGGATGAATGTCTGCCAGGGAGTGGAGTGAAGCTCGAACCAGAGTGGGCCCTTCAACATCCGAGAGATTATTTAGATGTGCTTGAACAATCCATTCCAGCTGTACTTGATGAATCGGGTATAAACGCAAGTCAAGTTATTGGGGTTGGTATTGACTTTACTGCCTGTACAATGCTTCCCATAGATGAAGATGGAGAGCCCCTTTGTTTTCAAGATCGTTTGGTTAATCGACCGCATGCATGGGTGAAATTATGGAAACATCATGCAGCTCAGGATGAAGCGGATGAAATTAATCGGATTGGTGAGGAGCGGGGTGAATCGTTCCTTGCGCGTTATGGAGGTAAGTACTCTTCAGAGTGGATGATGTCAAAAATATGGCAAGTCTTTAATGAAGATCGGGAAATGTTTGATGAAGCTGATGCTTTTTTAGAAGGAACAGACTGGGTCATTGCGCAACTTTCTGGCACAATTGTCCGCAACAGTTGTACGGCGGGCTATAAAGCAATGTGGCATAAGCAAGATGGGTATCCAGAAGAAGAATTCTTTGCCGCTTTACACCCTGATCTAAAGCGTTTAACGTCCACAAAACTTCGCGGTGAAATACGAGCGCCTGGGGAAGCAGCTGGTGGTTTAACAAAAGAAATGGCAAAACGTATTGGACTCTTACCGGGTACGGCTGTTGCTGTTGGAAATGTGGATGCACATGTTTCCGTTCCAGCAACAGGCGTTGTTGCACCGGGAAAGTTGGTTATGGCGATGGGCACATCAATCTGTCATCTCGTACTATCTGAAGAAGAAAAAGAAGTTGAGGGTATGTGCGGAGTGGTCGAAGATGGGATTATCCCAGGTTATTTCGGTTATGAAGCTGGACAATCAGCTGTTGGCGATATTTTCGCATGGTTTATCGAGCATGGGGTATCGTCAGAGCTTAAAGCTGAGGCAAAGCAAAAAGGATTGCCACTTCATTCTTTGCTAGAAGAAAAAGCGGCTACTTATCAACCGGGTGAAACGGGCTTGCTCGCACTTGATTGGTGGAATGGAAACCGGTCGACATTGGTTGATACAAATTTAACCGGACTCATTCTTGGTTATACATTACAAACAAAACCTGAAGAGTTATACCGTGCCTTATTAGAAGCGACTGCCTTTGGCACTAAAAAAATTGTAGACGCTTTTAATGACAGTGGTGTTGAAGTAAATGAATTATATGCGTGTGGTGGCTTACCCCAAAAAAATAAGTTACTGATGCAGATTTATGCAGACGTAACAAATTTAGAAATTAAAGTAGCCGCATCTAAACAAACACCAGCCCTAGGGGCAGCAATGTATGCAAGTGTTGCGGCAGGAGAAGCATCGGGTGGTTATGCAACGATCTTTGCTGCGGCAGAAAAGATGGCTCGAATCAATGATTATTCGTACAAACCAAATCCTGAAAATGTTGAAATTTATAAAAACATTTATAGAGAGTATAGTAAGCTTCACGATTATTTTGGCAGAGGTGAAAATCATGTCATGAAAACACTTCGGAGCTTGCGCGATAAAACAAAAGGAGGAGCGGTCCATGCTTAA
- the mmsA gene encoding multiple monosaccharide ABC transporter ATP-binding protein encodes MPEALLEMRQITKEFPGVKALDNVNLKVRQGEIHALCGENGAGKSTLMKVLSGVHEYGTYTGDILLEGEACKFKNLKLSEAEGIVIIHQELALIPELSIAENIFLGNERKRFGVIDWDATAKQTKTLLKKVNLDEPHNSLIKHIGVGKQQLVEIAKALAKEVKLLILDEPTASLNETDSDNLLDLLVELKGQGITSIIISHKLNEIKKVADAVTILRDGKTIETFDLDEEDISEDEIIKGMVGRSLTNRYPGSESEIGSEIFSIENWNVYHPVQRERQIIFDAQFHVKRGEIVGIAGLMGAGRTELAMSIFGRSYGTQITGTIKKDGTKIEIHSVSDAIKHGLAYATEDRKSYGLVLMNDIKENISLASLNKISSRAVIDEQSEIKTAEEFKRKLHIKAPTILQETGKLSGGNQQKVVLSKWIFSDPDILILDEPTRGIDVGAKYEIYTIIRELAAAGKAIVLISSELPELMGMCDRVYAMNKGHITGELGKHELSQERLMKLMTKTREDSR; translated from the coding sequence ATGCCGGAGGCTCTTCTGGAAATGAGACAAATTACAAAGGAATTCCCAGGTGTCAAAGCATTGGATAATGTGAATTTGAAAGTAAGACAAGGTGAAATTCATGCGTTATGTGGAGAAAATGGGGCTGGGAAATCGACGTTAATGAAAGTGTTAAGTGGTGTACATGAATATGGAACGTATACAGGGGATATTTTACTCGAGGGAGAAGCGTGCAAATTCAAAAACCTTAAGCTAAGCGAAGCTGAAGGAATTGTTATTATTCATCAAGAGCTCGCACTCATTCCAGAACTAAGTATTGCTGAAAATATCTTTTTAGGAAACGAGCGGAAGCGTTTCGGTGTCATTGACTGGGATGCTACAGCAAAGCAAACAAAAACGTTATTGAAAAAGGTTAATTTAGATGAGCCCCATAATTCATTAATCAAGCATATTGGTGTAGGGAAGCAACAACTAGTAGAAATTGCCAAAGCTTTAGCCAAAGAAGTGAAGCTTTTAATTTTGGACGAACCAACCGCTTCGTTAAATGAAACGGATAGCGATAATTTGCTTGATCTGCTTGTTGAATTAAAAGGTCAAGGCATTACATCCATTATTATTTCCCATAAGTTAAATGAAATTAAAAAAGTAGCAGACGCTGTAACGATTTTACGTGATGGGAAGACAATTGAAACGTTTGATTTAGATGAAGAGGATATTAGCGAAGATGAAATTATTAAAGGTATGGTTGGTAGAAGCTTAACAAACCGTTATCCCGGAAGTGAATCCGAGATTGGGAGCGAAATTTTTTCGATTGAGAATTGGAATGTATATCACCCAGTGCAGCGAGAAAGGCAGATCATTTTTGATGCTCAGTTTCATGTGAAACGTGGGGAGATCGTCGGTATCGCTGGATTAATGGGAGCAGGACGAACGGAACTAGCAATGAGCATATTCGGTAGATCCTATGGCACACAAATAACAGGAACAATTAAAAAAGATGGAACGAAAATAGAGATTCATTCTGTGAGTGATGCGATCAAGCACGGACTGGCGTATGCGACGGAAGACCGGAAATCATATGGGCTTGTTCTAATGAATGATATAAAAGAAAACATTTCTTTAGCAAGTTTAAATAAAATCTCCTCGCGTGCCGTCATTGATGAACAAAGTGAAATAAAGACGGCAGAAGAATTTAAGCGGAAATTGCATATAAAAGCGCCAACCATTTTACAAGAGACCGGCAAATTAAGTGGGGGTAATCAACAAAAAGTGGTTTTAAGCAAATGGATTTTTTCTGACCCAGATATCCTTATATTGGATGAGCCTACAAGGGGAATTGATGTTGGTGCAAAATATGAAATCTATACGATTATTCGTGAGCTAGCTGCAGCAGGCAAGGCAATTGTACTTATTTCTTCCGAACTTCCAGAACTTATGGGGATGTGTGATCGAGTATACGCAATGAATAAGGGTCATATTACAGGTGAACTTGGGAAACATGAGCTTTCACAAGAACGACTTATGAAATTAATGACGAAAACAAGGGAGGATTCCCGTTGA
- a CDS encoding GNAT family N-acetyltransferase, protein MSVEKLNQKDATDIVALFGNQKNDYLFVLDQLDANNYEENDLSVYGERENSHLVSFILNQGDNLSYFAKNVRDVTPYLPITQKLSFRKMTCESRFADVWKPHLSIKKDTASWLGFVRNIKQNQLGPNSQIEMTEHITRQTLSELYNLFTSTTEFANAMTLSKSAFIEAEQKRYIQGGTRTFFGRIAGQLIATVATTAEYERSTIITGVFTNKNFRGNGYGTHLLTLVCKKLLQEGKTPYFFYNNPKARSVYVSLGLQEICDWRVLEILN, encoded by the coding sequence ATGTCTGTGGAAAAACTCAATCAAAAAGATGCAACTGACATAGTTGCTTTATTCGGCAATCAAAAGAATGACTATTTGTTTGTGCTTGATCAGTTAGACGCTAACAATTATGAAGAAAACGATTTAAGTGTATATGGCGAAAGAGAGAATAGTCACCTTGTATCTTTCATACTCAATCAAGGTGATAATCTTAGTTATTTTGCCAAAAACGTTCGAGATGTTACTCCTTATTTGCCGATCACTCAAAAACTCTCTTTTCGGAAGATGACGTGTGAAAGTCGTTTCGCTGATGTATGGAAGCCACATCTCTCTATTAAAAAAGATACAGCTTCATGGCTCGGTTTTGTCCGAAACATAAAACAAAATCAACTAGGCCCGAACAGTCAAATAGAAATGACCGAACACATAACGCGACAAACACTATCAGAACTTTATAATTTGTTTACGTCAACAACTGAGTTTGCGAATGCAATGACGCTAAGCAAGTCAGCATTCATAGAAGCAGAGCAGAAACGTTATATACAAGGGGGTACACGGACATTTTTTGGTAGAATTGCTGGACAACTCATCGCAACAGTTGCTACTACTGCCGAATATGAGCGCAGTACGATTATCACTGGAGTTTTTACAAACAAAAACTTTCGAGGTAATGGCTATGGTACACACTTGTTAACACTAGTATGCAAAAAGCTTTTGCAGGAAGGGAAAACACCTTATTTCTTCTATAATAACCCAAAAGCCCGGAGCGTTTATGTATCATTGGGACTGCAAGAAATCTGTGATTGGCGCGTATTAGAGATTTTAAACTAA
- a CDS encoding alpha-glucosidase/alpha-galactosidase, whose translation MSFKIAFIGAGSIGFTRTLLRDLLSVSEFAQVEIAFTDISEQNLRMVTELCQRDVEENGLAIQLTATLDRRQALKDARYIFSVVRIGGLEAFEQDISIPLMYGIDQCVGDTLGPGGIMYGQRGIQEMLAICKDIREVAEPNCLLLNYANPMAMLTWACNTYGGVNTVGLCHGVQGGHRQIANVFDLDKKEIDIVCAGINHQTWYIQIKHRGQDLTRSLLEAFEQHPEYRQTEKVRIDMLKRFGYYSTESNGHLSEYVPWYRKRADEIIDWIDLGTWINGETGGYLRVCTEGRNWFKEDFPNWMKEPAFVYGDNERGEEHGSYIIEALETGRVYRGHFNRINNGAIANLPDDCVIEAPGYVDRNGIHMALVGELPLGCAAVCNTSIQVQRLAVKAAITGDDQLLRQAFMMDPLTGAVCTPPEIWQLVDDLLIAQEKWLPQYEKSIKEAKERRKKEPRLETKMSNGAARVKTKTIEELKENRLEAIKNAQAADKAVDRPAY comes from the coding sequence GTGTCTTTTAAAATCGCCTTTATCGGAGCTGGAAGCATTGGATTTACAAGAACGCTGTTAAGAGATCTATTGTCAGTGTCTGAATTTGCACAAGTCGAAATTGCTTTTACCGATATAAGTGAACAGAATTTAAGAATGGTGACAGAGCTATGTCAGCGAGATGTGGAGGAAAATGGTTTAGCGATTCAGTTAACAGCAACGCTCGATAGAAGACAAGCGCTTAAGGATGCTCGTTATATTTTCTCTGTTGTTCGAATCGGTGGATTAGAAGCGTTTGAACAAGATATTTCAATTCCGTTAATGTATGGAATTGACCAATGTGTGGGCGATACGCTAGGTCCAGGGGGAATTATGTATGGCCAAAGGGGCATTCAGGAAATGCTTGCGATTTGCAAAGACATACGTGAAGTGGCTGAACCGAACTGTCTGTTATTAAATTACGCCAATCCTATGGCAATGCTAACATGGGCGTGCAATACGTATGGTGGTGTAAATACGGTAGGTCTATGTCATGGAGTGCAAGGTGGGCACAGGCAAATAGCTAATGTGTTTGATCTAGACAAGAAAGAAATTGATATTGTTTGTGCTGGAATTAATCACCAAACGTGGTATATCCAGATTAAACATAGAGGACAAGATTTAACAAGATCGTTGCTTGAGGCATTTGAACAGCATCCAGAATATCGACAAACAGAGAAGGTCCGAATTGATATGCTAAAGCGTTTTGGTTATTATAGCACCGAATCAAATGGTCATTTAAGCGAGTATGTTCCTTGGTATCGCAAACGAGCGGATGAAATCATTGATTGGATTGATTTAGGCACGTGGATTAATGGGGAAACCGGGGGATACTTACGTGTTTGTACAGAGGGGAGAAATTGGTTTAAAGAAGATTTCCCGAACTGGATGAAGGAGCCTGCCTTCGTGTATGGAGACAATGAGCGTGGAGAGGAGCATGGCTCTTACATTATAGAGGCACTTGAAACGGGTCGAGTGTACCGTGGCCATTTTAACCGGATTAACAATGGTGCTATTGCCAATCTTCCAGATGATTGCGTCATTGAGGCACCAGGATATGTGGATCGCAATGGAATCCATATGGCATTAGTTGGGGAGTTGCCACTTGGTTGTGCAGCTGTTTGCAACACGAGCATTCAGGTTCAGCGTCTAGCTGTAAAGGCAGCGATTACAGGGGATGACCAGCTTCTGCGCCAAGCGTTTATGATGGATCCATTAACAGGAGCGGTATGTACACCACCAGAAATTTGGCAACTCGTTGATGATCTATTAATTGCCCAAGAAAAATGGCTGCCTCAATACGAAAAGAGCATTAAAGAAGCAAAGGAAAGGCGGAAAAAAGAGCCAAGGTTGGAGACAAAAATGTCGAACGGGGCAGCTAGAGTAAAAACAAAAACGATAGAGGAGCTAAAGGAAAATAGGTTGGAAGCAATAAAAAACGCACAAGCAGCGGATAAAGCAGTAGATCGACCTGCGTATTGA
- the chvE gene encoding multiple monosaccharide ABC transporter substrate-binding protein yields MKKLMGCMAFVGCLAFVGGCSEEGSGEGSEDEKDKIGIAMPTQSSERWIADGNHMVSYFEDLGFETDLQYAEDVVENQVSQIENMITRGVDALVIASVDGEALTTVLESANAEGIPVISYDRLIMNSEFVDYYATFDNFEVGVLQGQYIIDELDLESEEGPFNIELFAGSPDDNNAHFFFNGAMSVLQPYIDEGKLNVLSGQTDFNQIAILRWDGATAQSRMDNLLSSNYGGGEELDAVLAPADLLSIGILASLKNSGFTADDIPIVTGQDADIPSVNALIAGEQAMTVFKDTRVLAEKAVEMTEAVLQGEEPEVNDTTTYDNNMKVVPSFLETPVVVTVDNYEELLIDSGYYEADQLNQ; encoded by the coding sequence ATGAAGAAGCTTATGGGATGTATGGCTTTTGTTGGTTGTCTTGCTTTTGTAGGCGGTTGTTCAGAGGAAGGATCAGGGGAAGGATCAGAGGATGAAAAGGACAAGATTGGTATTGCCATGCCGACACAATCCTCGGAGCGTTGGATAGCTGATGGCAATCATATGGTGTCGTATTTTGAAGATTTAGGTTTTGAAACGGATCTTCAGTATGCAGAAGATGTTGTTGAGAATCAGGTATCTCAAATCGAGAACATGATTACACGGGGTGTTGATGCGCTGGTCATTGCTTCTGTTGATGGAGAAGCTTTAACAACGGTGCTCGAGTCTGCAAATGCTGAAGGAATTCCTGTGATTTCGTATGACCGTTTAATTATGAATTCCGAGTTTGTTGATTACTATGCGACATTTGATAATTTTGAAGTAGGTGTACTTCAAGGACAATATATTATTGACGAACTGGATCTAGAAAGCGAAGAAGGACCATTTAACATTGAGTTGTTTGCAGGCTCACCAGATGACAATAATGCTCATTTCTTCTTTAATGGTGCAATGTCTGTGCTCCAACCGTACATTGATGAAGGGAAACTAAATGTGTTAAGTGGGCAAACCGATTTTAATCAAATTGCTATTCTTCGCTGGGATGGAGCCACTGCTCAAAGTAGAATGGATAATTTATTAAGCTCTAATTATGGCGGTGGTGAAGAACTTGATGCCGTATTGGCTCCGGCTGATTTATTAAGTATTGGCATTCTTGCTTCTCTAAAAAATTCTGGTTTTACAGCTGATGATATACCAATTGTAACTGGGCAAGATGCAGATATTCCATCGGTTAATGCGCTTATAGCAGGCGAACAAGCAATGACTGTTTTTAAAGATACACGAGTTCTTGCTGAAAAAGCAGTTGAAATGACAGAAGCTGTTTTACAAGGAGAAGAGCCAGAAGTAAATGATACAACAACGTATGACAATAACATGAAAGTCGTTCCTTCGTTCCTTGAAACACCAGTTGTTGTTACGGTTGACAATTACGAAGAACTTTTAATTGATAGTGGTTATTACGAGGCTGATCAGCTTAATCAATAA
- the mmsB gene encoding multiple monosaccharide ABC transporter permease codes for MNVIQNNVRQYSMTFALLLIMILFQVLTDGILLQPLNITNLILQNSYILILAIGMVLIIITGHIDLSVGSIAAFIGALSAILMIKMNLDPILTILLCLLVGALVGAWQGFWVAYVKIPAFIVTLAGMLIFRGITLIMLQGQSIAPYPQSFQRLSSGFLPDVFNGASVHLLSLVIGVLLCAVLIALEWLARKRKLKNGVVVLNPTLFALKIAGIAAVILGFTYILASYRGIPYILILLIALIAFYAFLTKKTVFGRHIYAVGGNEKAAALSGIKTKRVTFMVFVNMGMLAALSGLIFAARLNAATPRAGNLFELDAIAAAFIGGASAYGGVGTVIGAVVGGLVMGVMNNGMSILGLGIDWQQAIKGLVLLAAVAFDIMNKKRG; via the coding sequence ATGAACGTTATTCAAAATAATGTACGTCAATATAGCATGACATTTGCCTTGCTGTTAATCATGATTTTATTTCAAGTATTAACGGATGGCATATTATTACAGCCATTAAATATAACAAATTTGATCTTACAAAACAGTTATATTCTCATCCTTGCAATAGGTATGGTGCTCATCATTATTACGGGGCATATTGATTTATCAGTCGGCTCCATTGCAGCGTTTATTGGTGCTTTGTCAGCTATTCTAATGATTAAGATGAATCTAGATCCGATTCTAACGATTTTACTTTGCTTGCTTGTTGGGGCATTGGTGGGGGCCTGGCAAGGATTTTGGGTCGCATATGTAAAGATTCCTGCATTTATCGTTACACTTGCGGGGATGCTCATTTTTAGAGGAATTACATTAATTATGTTGCAAGGACAATCGATTGCTCCCTATCCGCAGTCATTCCAACGATTAAGTTCTGGTTTTTTACCAGATGTGTTTAATGGAGCTTCAGTGCATTTGCTCTCATTGGTTATTGGTGTGCTGCTCTGTGCGGTATTAATTGCACTTGAATGGTTAGCACGAAAGAGAAAACTGAAGAATGGAGTAGTCGTGCTCAACCCGACGTTGTTCGCATTAAAAATTGCTGGTATCGCGGCGGTTATCTTAGGTTTCACTTACATTCTAGCAAGCTATCGTGGGATACCATATATTCTCATTTTGCTAATAGCGTTAATTGCATTTTATGCATTTTTAACAAAAAAGACTGTTTTTGGTCGCCATATTTACGCGGTTGGTGGAAACGAGAAAGCAGCTGCACTTTCTGGGATAAAAACCAAGCGTGTAACCTTTATGGTATTTGTGAACATGGGTATGCTTGCTGCGTTATCTGGCCTCATTTTTGCAGCTCGACTAAATGCGGCTACGCCACGCGCAGGTAATCTATTTGAACTTGATGCTATCGCAGCCGCTTTCATTGGTGGGGCATCTGCTTATGGTGGAGTTGGAACGGTAATAGGTGCAGTTGTTGGGGGCCTTGTTATGGGTGTAATGAATAATGGGATGTCAATCTTAGGGCTAGGTATTGACTGGCAACAAGCGATTAAAGGGCTTGTTTTATTAGCAGCTGTTGCTTTTGATATTATGAATAAGAAACGAGGGTAA